The DNA window CCGGGGGTCCGGGCGCTGCCCGCCGGGTCCAGGTGGTAGACATACTCGCGCACCGGCCACAGCAGACACAGCGGCCTGCCCCGGACGAGCGTGCGCTGGAACGGGAGGGTGTCCTGCGCCACCGAGGGCGTCGCGAGGAGCAGGAGCCCCCACAGCAGCGGCCTCTTCATGAGCGGCCCCCGCGCTCGCGGCGACGAAGCCCCCACAGGGCCCACGCCAGCAGCGCGGCGCCCATGGACGTCGCGCCCGTCGACGAGCAGCCGCCATCCTTCGCCCCCAGCTTGTCCTCCACCGTGGGGTGCAGACAGGCCTGGCTGGCGCGGCCCTTGGGATAGACGTCGCACACGAACGAGCTCGAGCCCGTGTCGATGGTGCGCTTGGACACCTCGCCTGGACTGGCGCTGGGGTTCATCGTGGAGCCGTTCGCGCGCGTGTGGTCCAGGCCGATGAAGTGGCCAATCTCATGCGTGGCGGTATTCTGCACGTCGGCGGGCACACAGTTCGTCGGAGCAGGCGGTTCACACTTCGCCCCGATCACCGTCGTGAAGGTGTACTTCTCCGCGTTGAAGGAGATATCCGAGTCGAGGATGACGCCGGAGCGCTTGTCGTAGGTCGTGAGGGTGATGGCGAGCGTGTTGTCGTCGTCATCCCAGCAGTCGTACTGGCTGGCGCACGTCTCTGCCTTCCAGCACGCGTCCTTCTCCGCCACCACGGTGCTGCAGTTGATCGTGCGGAAGAGCACCACGTTGTTGTTCTG is part of the Myxococcus landrumus genome and encodes:
- a CDS encoding myxosortase-dependent metalloprotease, MXAN_2677/MXAN_2678 family, with amino-acid sequence MSAAAALLAALALGQFAPYVRSRVNPGDDSTQCLYWTVPQVTWSQATQGNPGTAGDTEFEAVRVAFKSWEDIFARCGNLSLREGPVINERRVGYRRNEQNNNVVLFRTINCSTVVAEKDACWKAETCASQYDCWDDDDNTLAITLTTYDKRSGVILDSDISFNAEKYTFTTVIGAKCEPPAPTNCVPADVQNTATHEIGHFIGLDHTRANGSTMNPSASPGEVSKRTIDTGSSSFVCDVYPKGRASQACLHPTVEDKLGAKDGGCSSTGATSMGAALLAWALWGLRRRERGGRS